The Raphanus sativus cultivar WK10039 chromosome 6, ASM80110v3, whole genome shotgun sequence sequence GCTTCCAAAATCAGCATCACTGCATCAGCATATAGAAAAGATGATGATATAagaccaaaaatatataatgaagcAAACCAAGTGAGAGCAATCCATGGTAAAGAGCAGTGCTCCACAAGCTCCAAAACTGCTTATTTGCTCCAATGTGCTCCCAAAAgctattataaatttttagaaatctATTTTGTTTTCTCCACATCTTCCCCATGATTtaagcataaataaaataaatacactgATCTCCCCCATTCCCTCTCTATATCACTATGAACCATTGCAATGCTCATTGTTCCAAGCGCTTTGCCATCTAAAATAAAGAAAGCATGTGTCATGACATCATGTAACAAAGCCTCAGCATGCATCTACCTTCCTTCCAAACTTTATAGTTTATACAAAAGACCCTCAATTATTTAAAGATCATGAAGAAACCCAACAGCATTCAACATATAAAAGGCTATACATAAGATTATAGACAACCCCACGACTAAAGCCCAAAACTTTTTCACTGTCTTGACATAATTCAAGAACAAGCTTCtcggaaacaaaagaaaaaaaaagtcacaaGCAGAGTATGTTCTCAATCGAACAAAACCATAATGAAAGCATATCGGATTCAGAGTTAGCAAAACAGTAACGCTCAAAGAAAACACAATCCGAGAAATGAATGGAGAGGGAGAGATGTGTAAGACCTCGTACCAGGGATAAGCAGCACCGGAAACGATTCGGAGGAACCAAGGCTTTGATAATTAGATCTTGTCGGCCGTGAAAGTTTGTCTATCTAGGGcttgtttaattttatacataaatttatgtaaattaccgtgaaaataatagtataaaaactAAAGGTTATACTTCTgatatataacataaattaaattttactattaaatttacgaaaattatttcttcaatttcttttaattttattagtatatatatttttaattatgagatattctaacacaacttcaaaatatatataaaattactatcaaataatatttctaaaagaatattattaagtaatttttaaattttattttttactattaaataatttcaaaattcgtttttatttttattttattagtatatattattttaatcatgatatattctaaaacatgtcgcattattaaaaaagaaaattattattaaataatattttgtttaagatttttaaaatggaaatttactatataattaatttcaccaaaaatcgtttttattatcttatatattatagtataatttaaaaaaagactaaaaataatagtatttaaatgtaatatttttaattcattaaaggtatcaGTGTAATCAACTATCATGAAAAATAACGTGAGCGAAacacataagaaactgacttctcaaattatatcatagatagatatatatttttattgtttaaaattatgttttaaaataaataatatttttttctaatatcaagattatctttctgaaatttgtCACATTAGatacaaatacatatattttcatctaagaaacaatatatataaaataagtatttattacttcaaaattataatttatgttatttaaaaatatttttaaaatagaatactactatcttgtgaaatttcctttttaatgaaatcttataatatatacatatattttagttttttaaattcgatttttaaaattttaaaattttccttttttaatatatatgttatatggaaaatttcagaagagaaacttaaaaaataataggtattaaatgtaatatttttaattcattaagggtatcgatgtaatcaaccatcgtgagagttaacgtgagcgcgacacatagaaaactgacttctcaaataatattatagagatggtGAAAAGCTTTTTAGGATTATCATAgggtatttttcaaatttataaatacatcttaatttaattataatcaaGTTTTATCCTAAAAATTATTTCTCTAATAATTACCCTTAAAAAccttttgtttttactttttttgttttgtgctTTGTGTTCAAGTGGCTCTTGTGCTGATTGATTTAAAGTGGGGGGGTTTTCTGACATTTATGGAAAACCATTGATAAGTCTCAGGTTTCGTATCAATTCACattcctctctcttctctctctttgtgTTCTCGATTCTGTTTCTcagtttggttttaattttgatGCAGAAATCGGCAAAAAGCTCCGAACTCTGTATTCTGATCCTTGTGGTCCGATCATATAACCATGGCCGTCGCTAGTGTCAAAGTTGACTCTTCTGCTCAGAATTTAGACAACAACACTGCTTCTTCAGCAGCCGACACGAAGCCGCCGCCTTCATgtcctgatgatgatgatcagagCCCTAACTCTCTCGACTCATCGGATCCTCCGACTCCAGATTCCGACGATCGGACCAATGGGACTCCCCAAAAGGGTACCAAAACTCCAAATGGAGGGAGTCTGAAGAGTGAGATCAAAGATTTGTCTGATGCGTTCTCTAAGCTTAACCCGTTGGCTAAGGAGTTTGTTCCTCCTTCACTTGCTCGAGCCCAATCTGGAAATGGATTACGGTTTACTAACAACAATTTTGCAGATGGGAGTTATCATCTTTCTACaagggtatatatatatatatatatatgtgtgtgtgtgatctTTGAAAGGACAAAATTTTGGTTCTTCATTTGCAATTAGTATGTGAGTTCTGGCCTAGATTTTTTGATGATACAATAATTAGAAAGTTTTGaccttttgtgtttgttttgttttaccaTGATTTGGTAGTTTCTCTGTTGATTGAGAAAGCTTGTATGGCGACACGTTCAGTAATTAGTATGTGCGCTTGATCATTGTTGGAGAAGCAGTTATACTTTGAGTGTGGTTTGTTTAAGTTACAGTTGTTTGcctgtttgctttttttttttgctcgtACAGTTACATTTCCTTTTTCCTTTCTTGCTTTACCTGTGAATACAGAGAAGGAGTTTTGGCCAAGGGAAGAGAAGAATGAATAAAAGAACCAGCTTGGCTCAGAAGGATGATGTCATCAGGAGAACTGTATATGTCTCTGACATTGATCAACAGGTAATACAATAGGGGAAAACTATCATTGGCTTTTTAACCAGTGCTTCTCTTAATTTTGTATCGTGTGTGTAGGTTACCGAGGAGAACCTCGCAGGTGTCTTTGTTAACTGTGGACAGGTCCTTAACTATGATATTTGCTATGTTTTTTTATCTGCAATAACACGTTTCCTcatatgatcttttttttttgggatccAAAGGTAGTTGATTGTCGTGTCTGCGGTGATCCAAAGTCTGTCCTTCGTTTTGCATTCGTTGAGTTCACCAATGAAGGTACCTTTTTACCTTTCTTTACTTAGTTGAGAGATTAGTGCCTTTTAACTAGtctaataagatatatatattactattgcTGCAGAGGGAGCTAGGGCTGCTTTGAGCATGTCAGGAACAGTACTTGGTTTTTACCCTCTTAAAGTGCTTCCTTCCAAAACCGCTATCGCCCCTGTTAACCCCACTTTCCTTCCCCGGGTATAGGTTCACATCATCACGGTTTTAAACTTGGGCTTATCAGTTTAATCAAAGCTTGAGCATAAAGatgattctttctttcttccagTCTGAGGATGAGCGTGAGATGTGCGTGAGGACTGTTTACTGTACCAACATTGACAAGCGGGTAGTTTTGATTTCCATTAGAAACTGTTATCTGTTGTTCGAAGTAATCAGAGAAACTAACTAACTTTCATCAAATGTCTGGAATCTGCAGGTTAGTCAAACTGACTTGAAAGGCTTCTTTGAAATGCTTTGCGGAGAGGTAAGGGTTTGGTTTTGGAATGTGATGGATCTTATGTATCTGTGTGTGTTTTCTGATCaaatatcttgttttttttttggtgtaggTTCATCGTCTGAGGCTTGGAGACTATCACCACCAAACCCGCTTCGCTTTTGTTGAGTTTTCCATggtaactctctctctctctccctctctgcCTAGTTTCTTTAGTTAACCTGTTCCCATTTTGGGGTTTAGCTTTGGTGATTGACTAGTTTCAGTTGCTAGTTACAATTCATTTGGTTCATTTCATCTATGGACTATGATTGTTAATGAGAACTCACACTTTGTTGTAATGTCGCAGGCGGAGAGTGCAATTGCTGCTCTTAACTACAGTGGTATTGTATTGGGAGCACTCCCAATAAGGTTTAAAGATTTTATGTATTCATTCTATGTTATATACATAACCATGATATAAGTTTAATAACAGAATTTTGGGAACGTTGTAATGATCCTCTTCTCTGTGTTGATTTATGTGTTTGAAGGGTAAGCCCATCAAAGACACCAGTAAGGCCGCACCTTCCCCGCCCTGAGTTCAAATGAAATGATGGCAAAGCTGTTGCTGGAGATCCTATAAgaatatttatagaaaaggagagagagagaaagcatGAAGAAGAAGGTACTTGAGGcgttttattttaagtttgttACACAGTCAGAGCCTGCCCGGTATCTTTGAACAACTTTTAAGAACTTTGATATTTCTCCTCTTTTCTATAGAGTCTGCCAAAAACAAATActgtttcctttttcttttgttattgttattgttaagaactttgatatttttaatgagACAGTTGGAGCAGTTCACTGTTTTATTTTGGTTCTTGTCCGAATTCAGGGTCTAGTTTGGCTTTCTTGTTCTTTCATCTTTGCATTGTGCTGTGCTGGTTGGCGGGCGTTAGATCATATGCTTTTTGGCTATTTTAACTTACAAAGTTCACTACCACATTTTCTTCTTATGGTCCAGATATTTTACTATCGGTTTGATAATCTAGACtagtttttcttatttctgTTAACTGTTCTAAaatgattataatatataaaataaaaactatggagaagaaagaaagacaGTTTCCGTTTGCCTTGCGCATTTTACATTTTGTTGTGtcttaacttctttttttgggTAAATGTTTACAATCTTTTTTACTGTTATTGTTGTTAAGGAATTTTATTAGTTATGAAACTATCTTATAAGTATTTTGATCCATGAGTTGTTTTATGCATGACTTGATGAAAGTGTATATTGCTAATGCACTAGTGTCGTGATTCTTGATCAAGGCATTAAGTTCAATAATTAAGATAGTTTATAAGTTCAAATGTAAGACCGTTTCCAGTCcatctttatttatatttccatattttttcttaaagtaGAGAAACTCTGTTATAGAGTTGGATTTGTTCTAATGTATGCCCctataatagagttattctatttatagagaaaaatatagagatttgtcattttatctctaaatatagaagaaaaaaatgagattcctctatattttcttcttaaatagaggaactctattgTAGAAGTGTACATTGGAGCAAATTGATATTTATTatagatttttctattttaaaaaaaaatatagaagtgtacattggagatgctctaacacATTTTAGCGTTCCTTCAGTTTTTTACACCaatgaaaaaatattgttaaactGTAATTTTATAAGCATCACcatttcttaatattttctcttcttGCCAGttttttatgtgtgtttatcATAAACTTTTTACCGCAAAAGGAAAGGCTTTATCGTGTCACCAACTGAAACCTATATTATCatactatatgatatatatactaAGTACAAACAGAACAATAGAATGTTATATCTCCTTTTGTTTTGGCTAGCAACCACATTCACGAACAATCGAAACTACCACAGTGAATACACAAAATCATGATAAACAAGTCAGATAACGACGTTAATGGTTCACGAAATGATTATATgagaaataaaaagagagaagtGGATGAATAGCTTTCTGCACTCTCGAGACTGTTGCATTTCACATTCTTTCATGTTACAATAATGTCTTGTTACTGACACAAAGCCATCCAATTTGCAAACACAAAGCATGCCTATCTACCTATTCCActcttcttttgtttccttTACCTTTTACTTTATTTTCCGCTTCGTTATTCTTCTTTTGCTCACAACATTTTTCCTCTTTCTCGCAGCTTTTCCGGATACATTATGTGTTTGTTTTATATCTGTGGATACACAATATTTGGATATTCGTTTTGCATTTGGCCGTTACTTGTGAGTTGTGACTTCTGATGCCTACCAAGCATGTACATGCAAAAAACATATTTGTTTTTCTCGTATAGATAGTGGATAAGTACACTTATGAATGGAATTATGGAACTGTTATACGGGACACTAAATACAAATTAGTACAATAACACATAAGATCAATATAGATCCGAGATTCACTTTTTATTGCTTCACCAAATAAATGTACATGTTCCgaattttctaatttaatattgattaaaaaaatgttcCTTCTCTTCACTTTTTAAGGAGGGTGGTGTAGTGTGCTTTCTTTGCGCAACCATGCCTTACATGTCTATATAACCAATAAAGGGACAATACTTAACAAAGATTAAGCTGACAAGGTAAGATCTTGATGGGGAAGAACGGCGGAAGTTCGTGGCTCACGGCCGTTAAGAATGTTTTCCGGTCACCGGAGAAGAAATGCCCCAGAAGAAGAGACCGTCAACCAGACAGCCACCTTgtcgaagaagacgaagaggaaCAACAGCAAGAAACGGTACTTGCTTTACACTTAATTATAGTGACCGTTCTTGGTTTCTTTAAGATCTTCATTCATATTATATTCATCTAACATCTTTTATTCATTATATTCCCAAAACGTACCTTTTCCCCTTCAAGTTAgtataattcaaaaacattCTTCATCAGCATCAAAGGTGACTTTCGATGAactgaaattttataattatcaataaagaaactAATTTGAAACTTGGAACTTGGagattttacatatatatatttcatactAAAGAgcttataaataataataatttggttGGTTCAGAAGAGAGGAAAAAGAAGATGGCTATTCAAGAAAACTTCTTCTGATTCTTGTGCAAGAGACGTTGGAATACTCATTAAAAATGCCGCCAACTCTAATTCTGCCGCTGTTGACGCGATTGCGGCGGATGAAACGGAGAAAAACGCGTCTCCGGCGGCTACGGAAGCCGTCTTTTTCTGTCGGACATCTGTCTACCTTAAAAGACACTTGGCTGCTATTCTCATTCAGACAGCTTACCGAGGATATCTGGTAAAATTGATACTTACTATTGCAGCCTCTATACTTTTATATCATCTCCAGTTTCTTGTAACATAGTTTTAGGAAATAGTCATCATACAAACTTGAAaggtttaaaataattttacaatttcaGACCATTTTGAGGTATATTTATGCTAagatttttacatatatatatcattttatagATGAAAATGAGTTTGATTTTATTAACTTGTGACTCAAGGCACGAAAGGCCTTTAAAGCCCTAAAGGGAGTTGTGCTACTACAAGCCTTAGTGAGAGGCCACAACGTGCGTAGACGAGCTAGCATTACTTTGCTTCGGGTTCAGGCCTTGGTTCGGGTCCAGGCTCGGGTTCTAGATCACCGGAAGAAACTTACGGCCGGGCCCGGCGACGGAACTACCTTGTCTCGTGCTTTCTCTAAACAGGTGGAGTTTCAACTTTCAATCAAAGTAGTATACTATAGTTTTCTGGTTTTCCACatttaattcaaattatattaataagaAACCGGTCTTTTGTTCGGTTTACAAATGAAGATGTGGAGAACCACAGGGAGAGAAGCACATAGTGAAAGCGAATTAGAGGACAAGAGACCTGGTAGATTAAACCGGTTCGGTTATCAAGATATGGGAAGGAGAATGTCTACCGATCAGACAATCATTGAACCGGTCAAGATAGTTGAAATCGATACGTACAATACATACTCACACCAACAACTCAACGACCGTACACCGCGTGGGATTCCTCGCGCCACGAGGCAAGGCCATTCGATGCCAAATTACATGTCTACGACTGCCTCAGCCGTGGCTAGGTTCCGACCACAGAGCGCACCTAGGCAGAGAACAAACCAGACCGGTTTAGATGACAACGAACCAAGATTACAATTGGTTAGAAAGCGATTGTCATTTCACAAAGATATCCCGCAATCGCATGGTTATTTTTGGTACGATAAGTAAACGGATGATAACTAAATTAACTTGATCGGTTATAgtagctgattgaaccggttcacgattgatttttttatattatttttatatatgtattgcGTATGGACTGACCCAGGAGATTTTTGGTTTTCCTTAATTAATATGCACCAGCCAGTTTCAATTTAGACTTTCTAATGCTAAAAGTCTAAACCAAGTAACCAACGTTGATTATTTCGATGTATAGATTGACCCATAAAATAATTGTAGCTCTTTCAGAACCAAACAATTACCAATTTATTTAGACTTCTTCAAACCCGAAACGACGTGACTGTTTCGATGTCCAATGCATTTAACCCGGTTATTTTAGTAGGTAACCGTAACTGTGTCTGTTTCCGCGTGTTGCAAACTAGGAATAATATTTTTCCTCAACTATGCAAAATCACATTTATAAACCCTTTCTAATTATAAAattgtcaaatatatttttcttattttgtactccctccgtttcatattatatgtcgttctaaccttatgcacacagattaagaaaacatttaattttacatatttccaaaataaaaacactattaccaatacacctaaccatgtatcaaccaatagaaaaatagaaaagagaatattgtcaataaattttgtattgaaaaccgaaaacgacacttattttgaaacaaaaaatttcctttagaacgacatataatttgaaacggagggagtatttaagTATTTCTACTCATAGAAAGTTCTTTTCGTTTGGTCAAAGAGTTATCAACTTTTAATTTCGATAATATCAAGAtgtctaagagcatctccaatgtaaaactccattttttcctccaaaatggagtaaaagtgaatatggagtaaaattgctccaaccctactccattttctactctataatggagtcatgaacaaacaaaaaatagattactccatttatggagtaaacttcaaaatggagtgagatatggagttgagttggagcatatgttactccataatcacttttattctattttggagttaaaaatagaattaggttggagatgccctaacaCACTATAATGGTTACTGTTGAGTTTTACAAATATTagttacacaaaaaaaaaaatcacaaggCAACACACAGTAATGAAATCGCGTCACCACGCTCAACTGGCTGTCGTAGGCGTCACGTTTCCGTCGCTGTCGTTGTAGCAAACCACACCGGCATTGTCAACGCCTTCTCATCcgttatttttcaattttcattaCAAAACCTTCTCGAACTCAAAACTTTGTTTTGtcataatttaattaattattaatcatcctctctttttctttttttgttctcttgtcTCCCCATCGGTCGTTTAAACATTTCTCTGGTTCCGTTTAACTCTAAAGCTTACTATTCAACGTCGTTTCCTGACCGTCCGATGATTTGACTTTTACCGATCAGATAGTTGACTTGAAACCATCAGGCCACGATGGGTCATTGTTACAGCCGGAACATTTCCACGGTTGAAGATAAGGACGGTGATGTCCCCAACGGAAGACCCGCCCAGCTTCAAAACAACCACCAGACGTCAGTACCCAGTTCTCCAGTTGCGTCTGGCTCAACCGAAGTCAACCCGTACACCATTAGCCCATTTCAAAGCCCGTTGCCGGCGGGAGTAGCTCCTTCTCCGGCGAGAACGCCGGGAAGAAAGTTTAAATGGCCGTTCCCGCCTCCTTCACCCGCGAAACCGATTCTGGCGGCTCTGAGACGGCGAAGAGGTACGGCTCCTCAGCCTCGGGACGGTCCTATCCCTGAGGAAAGTGAGGAAGCCGATGATCACGGAAGAGCCGGAGGGAGCGGTGAGAGGTTAGACAAGAATTTCGGATTCTCCAAGAACTTCGAAGGGAAGTACGAGCTAGGGAAGGAGGTTGGTCGAGGGCATTTTGGTCATACTTGTTGGGCTAAAGCCAAGAAAGGCAAGATCAAAGGGCAAACGGTGGCAGTCAAGATCATCGCTAAAGCCAAAGTTGGTCTCTTATCTCTCTTGACATGTTTTAAGTTACTGGTTCTTTCATCAACAGAATGATCAAAGATGTGTTGTTCTTGTGTTGATTCAATGTGTcaaaggtaatttttttttgtaatatgaTGATGAATTTGGGGGGGTTTGTTTCAGATGACATCAGCTCTATCAATTGAAGATGTTCGTCGAGAGGTGAAGTTGCTGAAAGCTCTGTCTGGTCATAGGCATATGGTTAAGTTCTACGATGCGTTTGAGGACACAGATAATGTCTTTCTTGTTATGGAGTAAGTATGTCTCTGTTTAGTTTAATGGTAATGTCTTGAGTTAAAAGACTTCAATCTCCAAATACGATTCCAGGTTATGTGAAGGTGGAGAGTTATTGGATAGAATTTTGgcaaggtaaaaaaaaaaaactttttatttttgttgttgtttgtttttttttgtttttttttgttgttgtttgtttttgtttcttgtagTTAGCTTAGCTTTGTATTACAACTGGAGTCTAAACTTGTACTGACTATATCTTACTACAGAGGTGGTCGGTTTCAAGAAGCAGATGCTAAGCGTATTCTTGTGCAGATTCTATCTGCTACTGCT is a genomic window containing:
- the LOC108810330 gene encoding protein IQ-DOMAIN 15 isoform X2 — encoded protein: MGKNGGSSWLTAVKNVFRSPEKKCPRRRDRQPDSHLVEEDEEEQQQETRGKRRWLFKKTSSDSCARDVGILIKNAANSNSAAVDAIAADETEKNASPAATEAVFFCRTSVYLKRHLAAILIQTAYRGYLARKAFKALKGVVLLQALVRGHNVRRRASITLLRVQALVRVQARVLDHRKKLTAGPGDGTTLSRAFSKQMWRTTGREAHSESELEDKRPGRLNRFGYQDMGRRMSTDQTIIEPVKIVEIDTYNTYSHQQLNDRTPRGIPRATRQGHSMPNYMSTTASAVARFRPQSAPRQRTNQTGLDDNEPRLQLVRKRLSFHKDIPQSHGYFWYDK
- the LOC108806587 gene encoding polyadenylate-binding protein-interacting protein 10; this encodes MAVASVKVDSSAQNLDNNTASSAADTKPPPSCPDDDDQSPNSLDSSDPPTPDSDDRTNGTPQKGTKTPNGGSLKSEIKDLSDAFSKLNPLAKEFVPPSLARAQSGNGLRFTNNNFADGSYHLSTRRRSFGQGKRRMNKRTSLAQKDDVIRRTVYVSDIDQQVTEENLAGVFVNCGQVVDCRVCGDPKSVLRFAFVEFTNEEGARAALSMSGTVLGFYPLKVLPSKTAIAPVNPTFLPRSEDEREMCVRTVYCTNIDKRVSQTDLKGFFEMLCGEVHRLRLGDYHHQTRFAFVEFSMAESAIAALNYSGIVLGALPIRVSPSKTPVRPHLPRPEFK
- the LOC108810330 gene encoding protein IQ-DOMAIN 15 isoform X1 — its product is MGKNGGSSWLTAVKNVFRSPEKKCPRRRDRQPDSHLVEEDEEEQQQETKRGKRRWLFKKTSSDSCARDVGILIKNAANSNSAAVDAIAADETEKNASPAATEAVFFCRTSVYLKRHLAAILIQTAYRGYLARKAFKALKGVVLLQALVRGHNVRRRASITLLRVQALVRVQARVLDHRKKLTAGPGDGTTLSRAFSKQMWRTTGREAHSESELEDKRPGRLNRFGYQDMGRRMSTDQTIIEPVKIVEIDTYNTYSHQQLNDRTPRGIPRATRQGHSMPNYMSTTASAVARFRPQSAPRQRTNQTGLDDNEPRLQLVRKRLSFHKDIPQSHGYFWYDK